From a single Couchioplanes caeruleus genomic region:
- a CDS encoding macrolide family glycosyltransferase: MQRHFAFVGRNGAGHVNPTLPLVAELVRRGHRVTYALEASFAPAVQRAGATFLGLPAGEFRHRGRSGQSALRDASTDVVAMIADLVLAATGHELPALREGFAADPPDVVCYDANSLAGAVLAEILGVPGVQLRPTFAANEHYTPLQEFVPDPERLAASMADADARVRAYTAPFGITRTLGTVLSRVPGDLDVVFVPREFQYHGDTFGDRYAFVGPSEHPRTDAAGWEPPAPGTRLLFVSLGTLMNEDPAFFRLCVEAFAGTGWQVAMAVGDRIDPARLGAVPANVDVRPSFPQLEVLGHARVFVTHAGMNSTMEAVLHRVPTVAVPQMPEQHANARRLRELGLGTTLTAQTADALREGVRDVDADDTIRGNLAGMAESFRAAGGATAAADAVERLAR, encoded by the coding sequence ATGCAGCGGCACTTCGCCTTCGTCGGCCGGAACGGGGCCGGACACGTCAATCCGACGCTGCCCCTCGTGGCCGAGCTGGTCCGGCGCGGGCACCGGGTCACGTACGCCCTCGAGGCGTCGTTCGCGCCGGCCGTCCAGCGCGCCGGGGCCACCTTCCTCGGCCTGCCGGCCGGCGAATTCCGGCACCGTGGCCGGTCGGGGCAGAGCGCCCTGCGCGACGCGAGCACCGACGTCGTCGCGATGATCGCCGATCTCGTGCTCGCGGCCACCGGGCACGAGCTGCCGGCGCTGCGGGAGGGCTTCGCCGCCGACCCGCCGGACGTGGTCTGCTACGACGCCAACTCGCTCGCCGGGGCCGTGCTGGCGGAGATCCTCGGGGTGCCCGGCGTCCAGCTGCGGCCCACGTTCGCGGCGAACGAGCACTACACGCCGCTGCAGGAGTTCGTCCCCGACCCGGAACGGCTCGCCGCGTCGATGGCGGACGCGGACGCGCGCGTACGGGCGTACACGGCACCGTTCGGCATCACCCGCACCCTCGGCACGGTGCTCAGCCGGGTCCCCGGTGACCTCGACGTCGTCTTCGTGCCGCGGGAGTTCCAGTACCACGGCGACACCTTCGGCGACCGTTACGCCTTCGTGGGGCCCTCCGAGCACCCGCGGACGGACGCGGCCGGCTGGGAACCGCCGGCGCCCGGCACCCGCCTGCTGTTCGTCTCGCTCGGCACGCTGATGAACGAGGATCCGGCGTTCTTCCGCCTCTGCGTCGAGGCGTTCGCGGGCACCGGCTGGCAGGTGGCGATGGCGGTCGGCGACCGGATCGACCCGGCGCGGCTCGGCGCCGTCCCGGCCAACGTCGACGTACGCCCGTCCTTCCCGCAGCTCGAGGTCCTCGGGCACGCCCGCGTGTTCGTCACCCACGCCGGCATGAACTCCACCATGGAGGCGGTGCTCCACCGGGTGCCCACGGTGGCCGTACCGCAAATGCCCGAGCAGCATGCGAACGCTCGCCGGCTGCGGGAGCTGGGGCTGGGCACGACCCTGACCGCGCAGACGGCCGACGCCCTGCGCGAGGGCGTACGCGACGTGGACGCCGACGACACCATCCGCGGGAACCTGGCCGGGATGGCCGAGTCGTTCCGGGCCGCCGGCGGGGCCACCGCGGCCGCGGACGCCGTCGAACGGCTGGCTCGATAG
- a CDS encoding serine/threonine protein kinase encodes MTDPLLPGDPTELGGYELLGRLDQGGMGAVFLGRDAGGRLVAVKMIRPEYAYDPEFRGRFRSEVNQARQVPPFCTAEVLDADPDHPTPYLVVEYVDGPTLSEVIARNGPLSGGNLHSVAVGVATALAAIHGAGVIHRDLKPGNVLLALGTPKVIDFGIARAFEATSRHTQTDRMVGTVAYMAPRTGPSRYARSCSTPPRPRAGSPRVAHGPAGPGD; translated from the coding sequence GTGACCGATCCGCTCCTGCCGGGGGATCCCACCGAGCTGGGCGGCTACGAGCTGCTCGGGCGGCTCGACCAGGGCGGCATGGGCGCCGTCTTCCTCGGCCGGGACGCCGGCGGTCGGCTGGTCGCGGTCAAGATGATCCGGCCGGAGTACGCGTACGACCCCGAGTTCCGCGGCCGGTTCCGCAGCGAGGTGAACCAGGCCCGCCAGGTGCCGCCGTTCTGCACGGCCGAGGTGCTCGACGCGGACCCCGACCATCCCACGCCGTACCTGGTGGTCGAGTACGTGGACGGGCCCACCCTGTCCGAGGTGATCGCCCGCAACGGCCCGCTGAGCGGCGGCAACCTGCACAGCGTCGCCGTGGGGGTGGCGACGGCGCTGGCCGCCATCCACGGAGCCGGGGTGATCCACCGCGACCTCAAGCCCGGCAACGTGCTCCTCGCGCTGGGCACACCGAAGGTCATCGACTTCGGCATCGCCCGCGCCTTCGAGGCGACGAGCCGGCACACGCAGACCGACCGGATGGTGGGCACGGTCGCGTACATGGCACCCAGGACCGGGCCGAGCCGGTACGCCCGGAGCTGCTCCACGCCGCCACGGCCGCGCGCCGGCTCACCGCGGGTGGCTCACGGCCCGGCCGGACCCGGAGACTGA